In one window of Candidatus Avedoeria danica DNA:
- a CDS encoding DUF1800 domain-containing protein encodes MGDRNPARLSRRQFVGLGGRRSRGIASARGDAAPQRAWLAADSAQMPPPDPAVHLLSRAAFGPSADDLAEVRAVGTAAWIDAQLEPAGIDDSAVEDAVLAGLPTLGMSLNELSQTTIRTYHIPDALNAAMFYRQTFSRRQLFEVMVDFWSDHFSIYQLQEGVDYYKTVDDRETIRPHALGRFRDLLNASAHSPAMLIYLNNIENVKGKPNENYAREIMELHTLGVAVDGAPYTERDVLEVARCFTGWTRNMKWQDPVYGTFLFKPQDHDEGPKTVLGHHIPAGGGIQDGVIVLDLLCNHPATPRFLAAKLVRRFVADDPEVAAPALVARIADVYRQTDGHIGAMVRAILTSDEFGGAFGRYGGKLARPIDLAVRMMRAVGTPRDVLVPALGDRSMAFTLWYEHLVGYNGHMFKLGQIPFAWLTPDGYPDVKLPWTSAAGMLHRWNLAFAIARGSTVPGYKPHEHRPANLVGADAIADHWILTLLGRPMLPEDREIIVNCLNGAGADPNDPGRSAGQDELRAVALILASPYMQWK; translated from the coding sequence ATGGGCGATCGGAACCCGGCTCGGCTCTCGCGACGGCAGTTCGTCGGCCTCGGCGGCCGCCGCTCCCGCGGCATCGCAAGCGCCCGCGGCGACGCAGCTCCGCAGCGCGCCTGGCTGGCGGCCGACAGCGCGCAGATGCCGCCCCCCGACCCCGCCGTCCACCTCCTCAGCCGCGCCGCCTTCGGCCCATCGGCCGACGACCTCGCCGAAGTGCGGGCCGTGGGCACGGCGGCGTGGATCGATGCCCAGCTCGAGCCGGCCGGGATCGACGACTCGGCCGTCGAGGACGCGGTGCTGGCCGGTCTGCCGACGCTCGGCATGTCGCTGAACGAGCTGTCGCAGACGACGATCCGCACGTACCACATCCCGGATGCCTTGAACGCGGCGATGTTCTATCGCCAGACGTTCAGCCGACGCCAGCTGTTCGAGGTCATGGTCGACTTCTGGAGCGACCACTTCTCGATCTACCAGCTCCAGGAGGGCGTCGACTACTACAAGACCGTCGACGACCGCGAGACGATCCGGCCGCACGCGCTCGGCCGCTTCCGCGACCTGCTGAACGCTTCGGCCCACAGCCCGGCGATGCTCATCTACCTCAACAACATCGAGAACGTCAAAGGCAAGCCGAACGAGAACTATGCCCGCGAGATCATGGAGCTCCACACGCTCGGCGTGGCGGTCGACGGGGCACCGTACACCGAGCGCGACGTCCTCGAGGTGGCTCGGTGCTTCACTGGCTGGACCCGCAACATGAAGTGGCAGGACCCGGTGTACGGCACGTTCCTGTTCAAGCCGCAGGACCACGACGAGGGTCCGAAGACCGTCCTCGGCCACCACATCCCGGCCGGCGGCGGCATCCAGGACGGCGTGATCGTCCTCGACCTCCTGTGCAACCACCCGGCGACGCCCCGCTTCCTGGCCGCCAAGCTCGTCCGCCGCTTCGTGGCCGACGACCCCGAGGTGGCCGCTCCCGCGCTCGTGGCGCGCATCGCGGACGTCTACCGGCAGACGGACGGCCACATCGGCGCGATGGTGCGCGCGATCCTCACGTCGGACGAGTTCGGAGGCGCGTTCGGCCGGTACGGCGGCAAGCTCGCCCGCCCGATCGACCTGGCCGTGCGGATGATGCGGGCCGTCGGCACGCCGCGCGACGTGCTCGTGCCCGCGCTCGGCGACCGGTCGATGGCCTTCACGCTGTGGTACGAGCATCTCGTGGGCTACAACGGTCACATGTTCAAGCTCGGCCAGATTCCGTTCGCCTGGCTGACGCCGGACGGCTACCCGGACGTCAAACTCCCGTGGACGTCGGCCGCCGGCATGCTGCACCGCTGGAACCTGGCGTTCGCGATCGCCAGGGGATCGACCGTGCCCGGCTACAAGCCCCACGAGCACCGCCCGGCCAACCTCGTCGGCGCGGACGCGATCGCCGATCACTGGATCCTCACCCTCCTCGGCCGCCCGATGCTGCCCGAGGACCGAGAGATCATCGTGAACTGCCTGAACGGCGCCGGCGCCGACCCGAACGACCCGGGACGGTCGGCGGGGCAGGACGAGCTGCGTGCGGTGGCGCTGATCCTGGCGAGCCCGTACATGCAGTGGAAGTAG
- a CDS encoding beta-galactosidase has protein sequence MTRLFASARRFRPNLRRLALLAAGAVVSAAVVACNGDADQPTAEPASGLPTPTLVVRGRMGGEMDDVPRRTSPVALGSPEYAVQGFLWWRPEVAERDLLIAKDMGFTWVKQMFSWRDIETEKGKFDWSKADHIVRKAIEYQDIHLLIRLDFQPEWARSGCSDQGPPNDPQDYFNYVGAVAARYRGQVAAYQIWNEPNLAREWCDQAPDPAAYAALLKGSYAAIKAADPTAYVISAGISPTGTQPPEAYPDDDYLDRLYTAMGGDSTGYFDLLGVHAAGFAAPPETSPDEAAANPAFGGERFFTFRRVEDMRAIMTKYGDDDTRMAILEMGWTSDTVHDAYKWHAVTEETKADYLVRAYAYARDNWSPWMTVMSTIYLCNADWTAADEQYWWCVNNPDGTPRPAFEALKAMPK, from the coding sequence ATGACGCGCCTCTTTGCTTCCGCCCGACGCTTCCGCCCCAACCTTCGCCGACTCGCGCTCCTCGCCGCCGGCGCCGTCGTGAGCGCCGCCGTCGTCGCCTGCAACGGCGATGCGGATCAGCCGACCGCCGAACCGGCCAGCGGCCTGCCGACGCCGACGCTTGTCGTGCGCGGGCGCATGGGCGGGGAGATGGACGACGTGCCGCGGCGGACGTCGCCGGTGGCGCTCGGATCGCCGGAGTATGCCGTGCAGGGGTTCCTGTGGTGGCGGCCCGAGGTGGCGGAGCGCGACCTGCTCATCGCCAAGGACATGGGCTTCACGTGGGTCAAGCAGATGTTCAGCTGGCGGGACATCGAGACGGAGAAGGGCAAGTTCGACTGGTCCAAGGCCGACCACATCGTCCGCAAGGCGATCGAGTACCAGGACATCCACCTCCTGATCCGGCTCGACTTCCAGCCGGAGTGGGCCCGCTCGGGGTGCTCCGATCAAGGGCCGCCGAACGACCCGCAGGACTACTTCAATTACGTCGGCGCCGTCGCCGCGCGCTACCGCGGCCAAGTGGCGGCCTATCAGATCTGGAACGAGCCGAACCTGGCGCGCGAGTGGTGCGATCAAGCGCCCGACCCGGCCGCGTACGCCGCTCTGCTCAAGGGCAGCTACGCCGCGATCAAGGCGGCCGACCCGACGGCGTACGTCATCTCGGCGGGCATTTCGCCCACCGGCACCCAGCCGCCCGAAGCGTACCCCGACGACGACTATCTCGACCGCCTATACACCGCGATGGGCGGCGACTCGACGGGCTACTTCGACCTCCTCGGCGTCCACGCTGCCGGCTTCGCCGCGCCGCCCGAGACGTCGCCCGACGAGGCGGCCGCCAACCCTGCCTTCGGCGGCGAGCGGTTCTTCACGTTCCGCCGCGTCGAAGACATGCGCGCGATCATGACGAAGTACGGCGACGACGACACGCGGATGGCGATCCTCGAGATGGGCTGGACGAGCGACACCGTCCACGATGCCTACAAGTGGCATGCCGTGACCGAGGAGACGAAGGCGGATTACCTCGTCCGAGCGTACGCCTACGCTCGGGACAACTGGTCGCCGTGGATGACCGTCATGTCCACCATCTACCTCTGCAACGCCGACTGGACGGCAGCCGACGAGCAGTACTGGTGGTGCGTGAACAACCCGGACGGCACACCCCGTCCGGCGTTCGAAGCGTTGAAGGCCATGCCCAAGTAG
- a CDS encoding ATP-binding cassette domain-containing protein translates to MTDPYPAVWANDLAKTFRVPEREAGVLAAVKSLVHRRMKDVAAVKGVTFRLEPGEVVGFLGPNGAGKTTTLKMLAGLLHPTAGQAAVLGHVPWKRERALLSRITLVMGNRNQMQWDLPALDSFALNAAIYRLPPADFLRTRDELIELMGVADLVTKPVRNLSLGERMKMEFIASLLHRPHVLFLDEPTIGLDVTAQRTLRQFVAEYNRRTGATVLLTSHYMADVTALCKRVIVIHHGSLLYDGDLAGLGEQFAAYKTLGVTLEVDGVVGGRVGLGVDWAAYGEVVATDGAKVTIQVPRASASAVAARVLSELQVADLTIEDPPIDEVIARVFEAGAATASAESDGDDDAVSAVVDPAATPAS, encoded by the coding sequence ATGACCGACCCGTACCCCGCCGTCTGGGCCAACGACCTCGCCAAGACGTTCCGCGTGCCGGAGCGTGAGGCGGGCGTGCTGGCCGCCGTGAAGAGCCTCGTCCACCGGCGGATGAAGGACGTGGCGGCGGTGAAGGGCGTCACGTTCCGGCTCGAGCCGGGCGAGGTCGTCGGGTTCCTCGGGCCGAACGGGGCCGGGAAGACGACGACGCTCAAAATGCTGGCGGGGCTGCTCCACCCGACGGCCGGGCAGGCCGCCGTGCTCGGGCACGTGCCGTGGAAGCGCGAGAGGGCGCTGCTCAGCCGGATCACGCTGGTCATGGGCAACCGCAACCAGATGCAGTGGGACCTGCCGGCGCTGGACAGCTTCGCGTTGAACGCCGCCATCTACCGGCTGCCGCCGGCCGACTTCCTCCGGACGCGCGATGAGCTGATCGAACTGATGGGCGTGGCCGACCTCGTGACGAAGCCGGTGCGGAACCTGAGCTTGGGCGAGCGGATGAAGATGGAGTTCATCGCCTCGCTCCTCCACCGGCCGCACGTCCTGTTCCTGGATGAGCCGACGATCGGCCTCGACGTGACGGCACAGCGCACGCTGCGGCAGTTCGTGGCGGAGTACAACCGGCGGACCGGGGCGACCGTGCTCCTCACGAGCCACTACATGGCCGACGTCACGGCGCTCTGCAAGCGCGTGATCGTCATCCACCACGGCAGCCTGTTGTACGACGGCGACCTGGCGGGGCTCGGCGAGCAGTTCGCGGCGTACAAGACGCTTGGAGTGACGCTTGAGGTCGACGGTGTCGTCGGGGGCCGCGTCGGGCTCGGCGTCGACTGGGCGGCGTACGGTGAGGTCGTCGCCACGGACGGGGCGAAGGTGACGATCCAGGTGCCGCGCGCCTCGGCGTCGGCGGTCGCGGCGCGCGTGCTGTCCGAGCTGCAGGTGGCGGACCTGACGATCGAAGACCCACCGATCGACGAGGTGATCGCGCGCGTGTTCGAGGCGGGCGCGGCGACGGCATCCGCCGAGTCGGACGGCGACGACGATGCGGTGTCGGCCGTCGTCGATCCCGCCGCGACCCCGGCGTCCTGA
- a CDS encoding ABC-2 family transporter protein yields the protein MLRLYAGAARMSILDQLQYRTANYLYMIGMIAEPVIYLVVWSTVAESQGGSVGGYSAGALAAYYIVWTLVRNMNIVLTPYAWEWRIKDGQLSSELLKPVHPIHRDLGGFAGWKIVTILYWLPIAAILVWLFPPAFSTDTFSVLAFVVALWGGFLVRFMLLWALGLVTFWTTRVGAIFDVFFTVELLASGRLVPLSLMPPWAQTAADWLPFQWAFQFPIETLIGRLSRAEILRGLGMQAFWTLVGVGILVVVWPRAVKRYSAVGG from the coding sequence ATGCTGCGCTTGTACGCCGGCGCGGCGCGGATGTCGATCCTGGACCAGCTCCAGTACCGGACGGCCAACTACCTCTACATGATCGGCATGATCGCCGAGCCCGTGATCTACCTCGTCGTGTGGTCGACGGTGGCCGAATCGCAGGGCGGGTCGGTCGGCGGGTACTCGGCGGGGGCGCTGGCGGCGTATTACATCGTCTGGACGCTCGTGCGGAACATGAACATCGTCCTGACGCCCTATGCCTGGGAGTGGCGGATCAAGGACGGACAGCTCTCCAGCGAGCTACTGAAGCCCGTCCACCCGATCCACCGCGACCTCGGCGGGTTCGCCGGCTGGAAGATCGTGACGATCCTCTACTGGCTGCCGATCGCCGCCATTCTGGTGTGGCTCTTCCCGCCGGCGTTCAGCACGGACACGTTCTCGGTGCTCGCGTTCGTCGTGGCGTTGTGGGGCGGCTTCCTCGTGCGGTTCATGCTCCTGTGGGCGCTCGGCCTCGTCACGTTCTGGACGACGCGCGTCGGGGCGATCTTCGATGTCTTCTTCACGGTCGAGCTCCTCGCGTCGGGCCGGCTCGTGCCGCTGTCCCTCATGCCGCCGTGGGCGCAGACCGCGGCGGACTGGCTGCCGTTCCAGTGGGCGTTCCAGTTCCCGATCGAGACGCTCATCGGCCGCCTCAGCCGGGCCGAGATCCTGCGCGGGCTCGGGATGCAGGCGTTCTGGACGCTCGTCGGCGTCGGGATCCTGGTCGTCGTCTGGCCGCGGGCGGTGAAGCGCTACTCGGCGGTCGGGGGATGA
- a CDS encoding ABC-2 family transporter protein: MNVVRLAAAHWRVNALNELQYRVNLVVQLFQSVIALATGLIGLSLVFRQTDDLAGWSRPELLAVMGVHLLMGGIIQAVVQPNMQRLMGDVQNGLFDYSLVKPVDAQALSSVRELRIWQVVDVLVGAAVLAVAVVQLDARVGVGQALWFVVALVLGALSIYSFWLILTTGVFWIIRIENIVELFQGVYQAGRWPVGIYPPWLRGGLTFLVPVAFAVTVPSEAMTGRLTPQTMALAFGVAMGLMAVARGVWRLGVRRYGGASA, encoded by the coding sequence GTGAACGTTGTCCGCTTGGCCGCCGCCCACTGGCGGGTGAACGCGCTGAACGAGCTCCAGTACCGCGTGAACCTCGTCGTCCAGCTCTTCCAGTCCGTCATCGCGCTCGCGACGGGCCTCATCGGCCTGTCGCTCGTCTTCCGCCAGACGGACGATCTGGCTGGCTGGTCGCGGCCGGAGCTGCTGGCCGTGATGGGCGTCCACCTGTTGATGGGCGGGATCATCCAGGCCGTGGTCCAGCCGAACATGCAGCGGCTGATGGGCGATGTCCAGAACGGCCTGTTCGATTACAGCCTCGTGAAGCCGGTCGACGCGCAGGCGCTCTCGAGCGTGCGGGAACTGCGGATCTGGCAGGTCGTCGACGTCCTCGTCGGTGCCGCTGTTCTCGCGGTCGCCGTCGTGCAGCTGGATGCGCGCGTCGGCGTCGGCCAGGCGCTGTGGTTCGTCGTCGCCCTCGTCCTCGGCGCGCTGTCCATCTACAGCTTCTGGCTGATCCTGACGACGGGCGTCTTCTGGATCATCCGCATCGAGAACATCGTCGAGCTCTTCCAAGGCGTCTACCAGGCCGGGCGCTGGCCGGTCGGGATCTACCCGCCGTGGCTGCGGGGCGGCCTGACGTTCCTCGTGCCGGTCGCGTTCGCCGTGACCGTCCCGTCCGAAGCGATGACCGGGCGGCTCACGCCGCAGACGATGGCGCTGGCGTTCGGCGTGGCGATGGGGCTGATGGCGGTGGCGCGGGGGGTGTGGCGGCTGGGGGTGCGGCGGTACGGGGGGGCGTCGGCGTAA
- a CDS encoding tryptophan-rich sensory protein produces the protein MTNVPSDRPTDHPADEPRISSGDEGSRGAWPYVNIAALALCLAVNAAAVMLPLFGRDTGAISDGFDVRFKPAGYVFSIWGVIYLLLIAYAVYQALPAQRANRRLAAIDRPFALSCAANALWLVLWHALLFPATIVMMAILLGSLITIYRRLDARRADVGAAERWCVDTTFSVYLGWISVATLANATIVAADAGWDGGRVGAAGWAIVLLAAGAGLAAVLLNTRRDVAFAGVIVWAFVGIAVTEGGSTVAKAAELAVVYVAFMAVRAWWRSKRMSDVTPAGPRSGHAPSASH, from the coding sequence ATGACGAACGTGCCATCGGATCGGCCCACGGATCATCCGGCCGACGAACCACGGATCTCTTCCGGCGACGAAGGATCGCGCGGCGCCTGGCCGTACGTCAACATCGCCGCCCTCGCCCTCTGCCTGGCCGTCAACGCCGCCGCCGTGATGCTGCCGCTCTTCGGGCGCGACACCGGCGCGATCTCGGACGGCTTCGACGTCCGGTTCAAGCCGGCCGGGTACGTCTTCAGCATCTGGGGTGTGATCTATCTGTTGCTGATCGCGTATGCCGTCTACCAGGCCCTGCCGGCCCAGCGGGCGAACCGCCGTCTGGCCGCCATCGACCGGCCGTTTGCGCTGAGCTGCGCGGCGAACGCGCTCTGGCTCGTGCTCTGGCACGCGCTCCTGTTCCCGGCGACGATTGTGATGATGGCCATCCTGCTCGGATCGCTGATCACGATCTACCGCCGACTCGACGCCCGTCGCGCCGACGTCGGCGCGGCCGAGCGGTGGTGCGTGGACACGACGTTCAGCGTGTACCTCGGTTGGATCTCGGTGGCCACGCTGGCGAATGCCACCATCGTCGCCGCGGACGCGGGCTGGGACGGCGGCCGGGTCGGCGCGGCGGGTTGGGCGATCGTTCTCCTTGCGGCCGGCGCTGGTCTCGCGGCAGTGTTGCTGAACACCCGGCGCGATGTCGCGTTCGCGGGTGTGATCGTCTGGGCGTTCGTCGGCATCGCGGTGACGGAGGGCGGCAGCACGGTGGCCAAGGCGGCGGAGTTGGCGGTGGTCTACGTCGCCTTCATGGCGGTTCGGGCGTGGTGGCGCTCGAAGCGCATGTCGGACGTCACACCGGCCGGCCCCCGATCCGGACACGCCCCGTCGGCATCGCACTGA